The bacterium sequence GAATCTGCGTATCGCGTGGAGCAGGATCGTCCGCAAAGGCGCGGAGTGGGTGCTGCAGCTCACCGTGCGCGTGCCGATAGTGGCAGCCGCGAACGATCACAATGTGTTGGGTGTGAGTTTCGGCGTTGATGCCGTGGCGACATGGGTACTGGTAGGTGCGGACGGAGTCGAAGTTCGCACCGGCGCGTTTGCGCCGAACGAGCAGATCCTTGCGTTCCTGCGGGAGAAGCGGCAGTTGGAGTGGGATCAGGCGAAAGGCCGCTGGATTGGTGGCAAGCGGTTTGCGCGGCAGTTGGAGGCAATCGCGCACGGCGTGGTGAATGATCTCCTTGTACTTGCAGAGGAGCACCGCGCGGTGCTCGCACTGGAAGACGTGTCCTGGGTACAGAAAGTTGGTCCGAATCATCAGCAGAACGTTCTATTCACCGCATGGAATTTCGGACAGCTCCGGCGCATTGCGTCGTACAAGTCGCAACTCGTCGGGCGCGGCGATCCGGTGGCGGTATCGGATTACGTCGTCTCATACACGTGTCCGCATTGCGGCGCGTGCAGGAGCGCAAAGCAGAAGCCGGAGCAGGCGACGACGTGGCGTGATGGCGATGCGCTGACGTGCCGCGCGTGCGATTGGCACGGCGTGCTCACGTCGACGGATCGCGCACGGCGCGTGGTAGTGCAGGGTCGAGAGTTCTTGCAGACGCGCTGGCAGCACATCGCCTCCGACACGCAGTAATCATTCCCCCGAACGGGCTAACCGTTCGGGGGAATTTCATGCTTTTGTTGCGGAATAAAGGGTCGGAATAAAGAGGCTAAGTCCATTTCTCGATGGTATGCGGAGTGGCATGACGACGCTGATCGTAGTATGCTGCGTATCGTGAAAGATCGTCACTATGGTCATTGATTGGACCAAAGCATTTAAGCAATATCGGGGGCAATGGGTGGCGTTTGCAGATGATGAGCGCACGGTCGTTGGTCATGGTCGGACCGCGAAATCTGCACTCAAGGCAGCCGAGCGGGGTGGGGCGACAAAGCCCATCCTCATGAAGATGCCATCGAAGCTCGTTCGAAGTAGTAGCGTGTGTCCCGTTCTCGTAGAGTTGTAGCAACCATATTGCGCGATGAAATTCATCCGGACCCTATAGCTAATCGTCCCGATCCTCCGGGGCGGTTAGTATTTTTGATCCTCCCCCTCTCCATGTACTCATGGGGAGGGTCCCGACGCGAGGTCGGGATCCCGGCCTATTTCCTTTGGACTAGAGCGTCGGGGGGAGCGAGAGGGGGAGGGGCGGTATGCGAATGGACAATACCGTTCCTCCCCTCCCTCCCTAGCCCTCCCTCCCCCCCGAGTACGCGGAGAGGGAGGGGATAAGATTCAGTACTCCGTGCGCTTGACCGCTCTCGCGATCGCCGATGCGGCGAGGTGGCCGGTGGACCAGGATGCTTGGAGGTTGAAGCCGCCGGTGAAGCCGTCAATGTCGAGGATTTCGCCAGCGAGGAAGAGGTTGGGGCAGATGAGGGATTCCATGGTGGAGGGGTTCACCTCAGTGCGAGGGATGCCGCCGGCGGTGATAAACTCGTCGCCGGCGCCGCGTTTGATGACGTGGAGTGGGATGGCTTTGAGCCATGCGATGCTCTGGAGGATGTCCTGCTTGCTCACCTCGGCCGCGCGTCGCGTGCCGGGGAGTGTGAGGGTGCGTACGCAGAGCTCGGCGAGGGACTTTGGCACGATGCTCGCGAGGGTGTTGAGGAAGGATTTGGTGGGGTGCGCGGCAGCGGCGTCCGCGATGCGCTCATGGAGCGCTGTTGCGGAGGTGTCGGGGAAGAGATCAATGGAGACCTCGAGCGGATTCGCCGCATCGTACTGCTCGAACGCGACGAGTGACGAGAGGGCGAACACGGCCGGGCCGCTGATGCCTTTGTGCGTGAAGAGGAACGGGCCGGTGAAGGAGAAGCCCGCGCCGCGTTTGGCGGTGATGGTCGCGTTGGAGAATGAGAGGCCGGAGACCTCGGCGGGCCACTGCTCGCGCGTGAAGAAGGCGTTGAGGCCGGGCGCGAGCGGTGTGAGCGTGTGCCCGAGCGCCATCGCGAACGCATACCCGTCGCCCGTGGAGCCGGTGTGTCGGTACGCCTGGCCGCCGGTGGCCAGGATGACGGCATCCACCGCGAGGGGCTGCGGTTGGTTTTTTATCGTGATGGTAAACGGGTGTGCTCCCGACGTGTCGCGGGTGATGCCGACGACGTGCGTGTTGAGCATGACGTGTACGCGTGACGCGCGGAAGAGCGTCTCGAACGCGCGGACGACATCATGACCGTCGTCCGACTGCGGGAAGACGCGGAGGTCCGGCTCGGTCTTCAGAGGAACGCCGTGCGACTCGAACCATGCAACCACCGCTTCCGGCGGGAATGCGTATAGCGCGGACGAGAGGAACTTGCCGCCGCGCGGGTACTTCGTGAGGAGCGTGCGGACGTCTCGGATGCCGGTCGTCACGTTGCAGCGGCCCCCACCGGAGATGATGACTTTCTTCCCGAGTCCGTCATTCCGTTCGAGCAGGAAGATATCGCCCTCGGGATGTTCCGCGAGGAGCGTTGCTGCTGCCATGAGTCCGGCAGCCCCACCACCGATGATTGCGGTGCGCATACTTGTTGGGGTCTCTGCAAGAGTTGGAGGGGCATACCTTCAGGTGGCCACCTCCTCCAGAAAACGTGGAGACCTGAAGGTCTCCGCTACGACGGAACCGTGCGTGGGGAACACCAAAGGATTTTTTTGGCGGTCTCTGTTGCAGTTGTAGCACATTTGACCGTGAAGTCAAGCGCAGGATCGCCGTGGTGGGAGCGAGTTCACCCCCCCCCCGTCGTCTCTGTTGTCGAAAAACTCGACAGATGCCATGGGGGTCTGTTGGCGGGCATCGTATGGTGGGAGTGGACAGTGACGATTGCATGCGGCAATCGGATCGCTCGTTCACAACGGATATCGCGGAGCGAGGCCGGACGCCGGCCAGGAACGCGCTCAGCGAAAGGAGTTTCACCGTGGCAACGCAGATGAAGCAGTGGC is a genomic window containing:
- a CDS encoding aminoacetone oxidase family FAD-binding enzyme — protein: MRTAIIGGGAAGLMAAATLLAEHPEGDIFLLERNDGLGKKVIISGGGRCNVTTGIRDVRTLLTKYPRGGKFLSSALYAFPPEAVVAWFESHGVPLKTEPDLRVFPQSDDGHDVVRAFETLFRASRVHVMLNTHVVGITRDTSGAHPFTITIKNQPQPLAVDAVILATGGQAYRHTGSTGDGYAFAMALGHTLTPLAPGLNAFFTREQWPAEVSGLSFSNATITAKRGAGFSFTGPFLFTHKGISGPAVFALSSLVAFEQYDAANPLEVSIDLFPDTSATALHERIADAAAAHPTKSFLNTLASIVPKSLAELCVRTLTLPGTRRAAEVSKQDILQSIAWLKAIPLHVIKRGAGDEFITAGGIPRTEVNPSTMESLICPNLFLAGEILDIDGFTGGFNLQASWSTGHLAASAIARAVKRTEY